In Sphingobium amiense, a genomic segment contains:
- a CDS encoding sugar phosphate isomerase/epimerase family protein, which produces MTSDIKRGVSLYSFQHETFQGKMTLEDCFRTCADMGALGIEVIGEQTFWGWPEATVDEAKIEEWHALIGKYGATPVCHDFMLDYKRYKGRMMSLEEQVASVRKDLDFASRLGVKYVRALVSIAPEVLVAAAPYAEEKGLKILIEVHAPLHFDHPWIIRHAEAFEKSGSDALGFLPDMGMFLFKFPPVWKERFIRNGVPRNIADYIEKAYEDRVLSEYVILNVREMGGEGPALGMAETLRHNAAFEPKRMLDYMHRIHNIHGKFYQMDENLVEPSIPYDEIVRVLKQGGYKGYICSEYEGNRWIEDAQEVDSVEQVRRQQAMLKGLIGEPTPTALAA; this is translated from the coding sequence ATGACAAGCGATATCAAGCGGGGCGTCAGCCTCTACAGTTTCCAGCACGAAACCTTTCAGGGAAAGATGACCCTTGAGGATTGCTTCAGGACGTGCGCCGACATGGGCGCTCTGGGCATCGAGGTCATTGGGGAGCAGACCTTCTGGGGCTGGCCCGAAGCCACGGTCGACGAGGCGAAAATCGAGGAATGGCACGCGCTCATCGGGAAATATGGCGCGACCCCCGTCTGCCACGACTTCATGCTCGACTATAAACGCTACAAGGGCAGGATGATGTCGCTTGAGGAGCAGGTCGCCAGCGTGAGGAAGGATCTGGATTTCGCGTCGCGGCTCGGCGTGAAATATGTGCGCGCTCTGGTTTCGATCGCGCCCGAAGTGCTGGTGGCCGCCGCGCCCTATGCGGAGGAAAAAGGCCTCAAGATCCTGATCGAGGTGCACGCCCCGCTGCATTTCGACCATCCCTGGATCATCCGCCACGCCGAAGCCTTTGAAAAATCCGGCTCCGACGCGCTCGGGTTCCTGCCCGACATGGGCATGTTCCTGTTCAAATTTCCGCCGGTTTGGAAGGAGCGCTTCATTCGCAACGGCGTGCCGCGGAACATCGCCGACTATATCGAGAAGGCTTATGAAGACCGTGTTCTTTCCGAATATGTGATCCTGAACGTGCGCGAGATGGGCGGCGAAGGCCCGGCGCTGGGCATGGCGGAAACGCTGCGCCACAATGCCGCGTTCGAACCCAAACGGATGCTCGATTACATGCACCGCATCCACAATATCCATGGCAAATTCTACCAGATGGATGAAAATCTGGTCGAGCCGTCCATTCCCTATGACGAGATCGTCCGGGTGCTGAAGCAGGGCGGTTACAAGGGCTATATCTGCTCCGAATATGAGGGGAACCGCTGGATCGAGGACGCGCAGGAGGTCGATTCGGTCGAACAGGTTCGCCGCCAGCAGGCAATGCTCAAAGGCCTGATCGGCGAACCCACCCCCACCGCGCTCGCCGCCTGA
- a CDS encoding TetR/AcrR family transcriptional regulator gives MAAMSTTKAKSDSISAATEASRVPQQGRSRASYERMLTAAEKLMVKRGNDDFTLTEVAKAGKVSIGSIYLRFDSKDDLIRAVHGRVLTQIGEEQDAMMQQIRQNASTLDEFARQFVEAYAELLKRFSPVLRPIMFRAIYDQSMSALGKNSAENLVREAEAQMMRFADEFGRPDHERLVGNVFRMIYYTLARFLGLGSSPEAANQGNWEELKEDLAIMCPAFLRAKG, from the coding sequence ATGGCGGCGATGTCAACCACGAAAGCGAAGTCTGATTCTATTTCCGCTGCGACCGAAGCGTCGCGCGTGCCTCAACAGGGGCGGAGCCGCGCTTCCTACGAACGGATGCTGACTGCCGCCGAAAAGCTGATGGTGAAGCGCGGTAACGACGACTTCACGCTGACCGAGGTGGCCAAGGCGGGGAAGGTTTCCATCGGTTCCATCTATCTGCGCTTCGACAGCAAGGACGATCTGATCCGCGCCGTCCATGGCCGCGTGCTGACCCAGATCGGCGAGGAACAGGACGCGATGATGCAGCAGATCCGTCAGAATGCGTCCACGCTCGACGAGTTCGCGCGGCAGTTCGTGGAAGCTTATGCCGAACTGCTCAAGCGCTTCAGCCCGGTGCTGCGCCCCATCATGTTCCGCGCCATCTACGATCAGTCGATGTCGGCGCTGGGCAAGAATTCCGCCGAAAATCTGGTGCGGGAGGCAGAAGCGCAGATGATGCGTTTCGCCGATGAATTCGGCCGGCCGGATCATGAGCGGCTGGTCGGCAACGTGTTCCGCATGATCTATTACACGCTCGCCCGCTTCCTCGGTCTCGGCTCCTCGCCCGAAGCCGCCAATCAGGGCAATTGGGAAGAGCTGAAGGAAGATCTCGCGATCATGTGCCCCGCCTTCCTGCGCGCGAAAGGCTGA
- a CDS encoding GMC oxidoreductase produces the protein MSMDFDAIVVGSGITGGWAAKELTEKGLKVLMIERGRMIEHGTDYVTETKAPWEMEFRGEGDAELYAREYPVQRLNRHFTEFTQNHFVNDKDNPYAVAEGTQFNWWRSYQMGGRSLTWGRQSYRWSDYDFGANKADGYGTDWPIRYADVAPWYDHVEDFIGVSGAAEGLPSLPDGKFLPPMALNVVEQHVRKAIAQKWPDRCLTVGRTANLTAPKEGRAPCQYRSICARGCSYGAYFSTQSSTLPAAQKTGRLTVITDSLVEAVDYDPVSKKASGVRVLNVKTGARTRYGARIVFLNAGAFNSVHILLRSRSESFQNGLANSSGVLGTHIMDHASTLSTMAIMPGFDDRTTFGNRPTGVVIPRFRNLDRKDGDFTRGYSFQGGALQSGWTAAKRSAGIGKDFKEQTHKVGPWRMVFVGFAESLPRVTNRLTLDPSKLDPQGLPMLNIHFEHGDNERRALTDAKKEAAAMMEAAGGHVIMGFDEPGIGGSAIHEMGGARMGHDPQSSVLNRWSQAHDVPNLFVTDGAQMSSSACQNPSLTYMALTARACDHAVSLMKEGAL, from the coding sequence ATGAGCATGGATTTCGACGCGATCGTGGTGGGTTCGGGCATCACCGGCGGGTGGGCTGCGAAGGAACTCACGGAAAAAGGCCTCAAGGTGCTGATGATCGAGCGGGGACGCATGATCGAACATGGCACCGACTATGTCACGGAAACCAAGGCGCCGTGGGAAATGGAGTTTCGGGGCGAAGGCGATGCCGAACTCTATGCCCGCGAATATCCAGTGCAGCGGCTGAACCGCCATTTCACCGAATTTACCCAGAATCACTTCGTCAACGACAAGGACAATCCTTACGCCGTGGCGGAGGGCACGCAGTTCAACTGGTGGCGCAGCTACCAGATGGGCGGACGGTCGCTGACCTGGGGGCGGCAGAGCTACCGCTGGTCGGACTATGATTTCGGCGCAAACAAGGCGGACGGCTATGGCACCGACTGGCCGATCCGCTACGCCGATGTCGCGCCATGGTACGACCATGTGGAGGATTTCATCGGCGTATCGGGCGCTGCGGAGGGGCTGCCCTCGCTGCCCGATGGCAAATTCCTGCCCCCCATGGCTCTCAATGTCGTGGAACAGCATGTGCGCAAGGCCATCGCGCAGAAATGGCCCGACCGCTGCCTGACGGTAGGCCGCACGGCCAATCTGACGGCGCCGAAGGAAGGCCGCGCGCCCTGCCAGTATCGCTCCATCTGCGCGCGCGGCTGTTCCTATGGCGCCTATTTCAGCACGCAAAGCTCCACCCTGCCCGCCGCGCAGAAGACTGGGCGGTTGACCGTCATCACCGACTCGCTGGTCGAGGCGGTGGACTATGATCCGGTTAGCAAAAAGGCGTCGGGCGTCCGCGTGCTCAACGTGAAGACCGGGGCGCGGACCCGCTATGGCGCGCGGATCGTTTTCCTCAATGCCGGGGCGTTCAACAGCGTGCACATCCTGCTGCGCTCGCGCTCGGAATCGTTTCAGAACGGCCTTGCCAACAGCAGCGGCGTGCTCGGCACGCACATCATGGATCACGCCTCGACCCTGTCCACCATGGCGATCATGCCGGGGTTCGACGATCGCACCACCTTCGGCAACCGGCCCACAGGCGTGGTCATTCCCCGTTTCCGCAACCTCGACCGCAAGGACGGCGACTTCACGCGCGGCTACAGCTTTCAGGGCGGCGCGCTTCAGAGCGGCTGGACCGCTGCAAAGCGCTCGGCGGGTATCGGCAAGGATTTCAAGGAACAGACGCACAAGGTCGGCCCGTGGCGCATGGTGTTCGTCGGTTTCGCCGAAAGCCTGCCCCGCGTCACCAACCGGCTGACGCTCGATCCGTCCAAACTCGATCCGCAGGGGCTGCCCATGCTCAATATCCATTTCGAGCATGGCGACAATGAACGCCGTGCGCTGACCGACGCGAAGAAGGAAGCGGCGGCGATGATGGAGGCTGCGGGCGGCCATGTCATCATGGGCTTCGATGAGCCGGGCATCGGCGGATCGGCGATTCACGAGATGGGCGGCGCGCGCATGGGCCACGATCCCCAATCTTCCGTGCTCAACCGCTGGAGCCAGGCGCATGACGTGCCCAACCTGTTCGTCACCGACGGCGCACAGATGAGCTCGTCCGCCTGCCAGAATCCGTCGCTCACCTATATGGCGCTCACCGCGCGCGCCTGCGACCATGCGGTGTCGCTGATGAAGGAGGGCGCGCTTTGA
- a CDS encoding MFS transporter has translation MREEGKGSARISGAPQQSALESAALLSPKQRSLALAIVATAMVLDLVDMTIINVAVPTLQAQLGASDAEVQWMVAGYSTIFSLLLITGGRLGDIAGYRRAFLIGVAGFTLTSLFCGIAQTPGQLVAGRLLQGAAAAIMLPQVMSLTQIMYPPHERVSALALFGILGGLAAVLGPVIGGFLLSANLFGLGWRPIFLVNLPIGIAALILAARILPSGKSARSPRLDVVGTGLVLALLFALIFPLIQGRDYGWPLWGFVLMGSAIPVALILMRYSRTRMARDGSALIVPELFRARGFSFGLLTTLLFQTATGGLMFTLTLAMQRGLGFSAAQVGIAHVPYAFGASFAIGMLSRKALPRYGPVIISWGAMLMVAGLAALTWLFHAPDLIAQAPPLLALPLLSMGLGMGLTGGPLPPCTLSEVDVDHAGAASGTLKATQQLGAAVGTAAIGTLFFLVQPEKDMASADAIDAFTMSAGVIGVILALTALLALFIPRQLQIRGKTASA, from the coding sequence ATGCGGGAAGAGGGGAAGGGCAGCGCACGGATCAGCGGCGCGCCGCAACAAAGCGCTCTGGAATCCGCCGCTCTGCTCAGTCCGAAGCAACGCAGCCTCGCGCTCGCCATCGTCGCGACGGCCATGGTTCTCGACCTTGTCGACATGACGATCATCAACGTCGCCGTCCCGACCCTGCAGGCGCAGCTCGGCGCGAGCGACGCGGAGGTGCAGTGGATGGTCGCGGGCTATTCGACCATCTTTTCCCTGCTGCTGATCACCGGCGGGCGGCTGGGCGACATTGCCGGATACCGTCGCGCCTTCCTCATCGGGGTCGCCGGTTTCACGCTCACCTCCCTGTTCTGCGGCATCGCGCAGACGCCGGGTCAGCTTGTGGCCGGGCGCCTGCTTCAGGGTGCTGCGGCGGCGATCATGCTGCCGCAGGTCATGTCGCTCACCCAGATCATGTATCCACCTCATGAGCGGGTTTCGGCGCTCGCATTGTTCGGGATATTGGGCGGTCTGGCGGCGGTTCTGGGTCCGGTCATCGGCGGGTTCCTGCTGAGCGCCAACCTTTTCGGTCTCGGCTGGCGGCCGATCTTCCTCGTCAATCTGCCCATCGGCATCGCCGCGCTGATCCTCGCGGCGCGCATCCTGCCTTCCGGCAAATCGGCGCGCAGCCCGCGCCTCGATGTGGTCGGAACGGGGCTGGTTCTGGCGCTGCTCTTCGCCCTCATCTTTCCGCTGATCCAGGGCCGCGATTATGGCTGGCCGCTGTGGGGCTTCGTGCTGATGGGGTCCGCCATTCCGGTCGCGCTCATCCTGATGCGCTACAGCCGGACGCGGATGGCGCGGGACGGATCGGCGCTGATCGTGCCCGAACTGTTCCGCGCGCGCGGCTTCTCCTTCGGTCTGCTGACCACGCTCCTGTTCCAGACGGCGACCGGCGGCCTCATGTTCACGCTGACGCTGGCGATGCAGCGCGGGCTGGGCTTTAGCGCCGCGCAGGTGGGCATTGCGCATGTGCCCTATGCCTTCGGCGCGTCCTTTGCGATCGGCATGCTGTCGCGCAAGGCTCTGCCCCGCTATGGACCCGTCATCATAAGCTGGGGCGCGATGCTGATGGTCGCGGGCCTTGCCGCCCTGACGTGGCTCTTCCACGCACCGGACCTGATCGCGCAGGCGCCGCCGCTGCTGGCGCTGCCATTGTTGTCGATGGGCCTTGGCATGGGACTGACCGGCGGTCCGTTGCCGCCCTGCACCCTATCGGAAGTGGACGTGGACCATGCCGGAGCGGCGTCCGGCACGCTCAAGGCGACGCAGCAGCTTGGCGCGGCAGTCGGAACCGCCGCGATCGGCACGCTCTTCTTCCTCGTTCAGCCTGAAAAGGATATGGCCAGCGCCGACGCCATAGACGCATTCACCATGTCGGCGGGCGTGATCGGCGTCATCCTAGCGCTGACGGCGCTGCTGGCGCTTTTCATTCCCCGCCAGCTTCAGATTCGTGGCAAGACGGCTTCCGCCTGA
- a CDS encoding alpha/beta hydrolase yields MRQAAYSLLIAGTLCACAAGAQAQPAFRFEAMAQPAQTDAIPLDTGPQAPDVPPEHWFRMDGAVNVRNVSRATLTPYLPASRKATGTAVIVAPGGGFLGLAMEVEGTRVAQWLAGHGVAAFVLKYRLVPTPADFRDFTDGMTATRSGRPSTVKPPADTPDFAIQDGLAALSLVRTRAKLWKVDPARIGMMGFSAGAFTTIGASLAARPGERPAFIAPIYGRLTARDVPADAPPMFAVLASDDHFFASQGFGLVDAWIRAKRPVEFHLYQDGGHGFGLGRPGTTSDGWIGQFMTWLRANRLIPAR; encoded by the coding sequence ATGCGGCAGGCCGCCTATTCGCTGTTGATCGCCGGCACACTCTGCGCCTGTGCTGCCGGAGCGCAGGCGCAACCCGCCTTTCGCTTCGAAGCCATGGCCCAGCCGGCGCAGACAGACGCGATCCCGCTCGACACCGGTCCGCAGGCGCCCGATGTGCCGCCCGAACACTGGTTCCGCATGGACGGCGCGGTCAACGTCCGCAACGTCTCCCGTGCGACGCTGACGCCCTATCTGCCCGCCAGTCGGAAGGCGACGGGCACTGCCGTCATCGTCGCGCCCGGTGGCGGCTTTCTAGGCCTCGCCATGGAGGTCGAGGGAACGCGCGTCGCGCAATGGCTGGCCGGCCACGGCGTCGCTGCGTTCGTGCTCAAATATCGGCTCGTCCCGACACCCGCCGATTTCAGGGATTTCACAGACGGCATGACGGCCACGCGTAGCGGCAGGCCTTCCACCGTGAAGCCGCCCGCCGACACGCCGGACTTCGCCATTCAGGATGGTCTGGCCGCGCTGTCGCTGGTGCGCACGCGCGCGAAACTATGGAAGGTCGATCCGGCCCGCATCGGCATGATGGGCTTTTCCGCAGGCGCGTTCACCACGATCGGCGCCAGCCTTGCAGCCCGTCCGGGGGAGCGGCCCGCCTTCATCGCGCCGATCTACGGGCGTCTTACCGCACGCGACGTTCCGGCGGACGCGCCGCCCATGTTCGCGGTGCTGGCCAGCGACGATCATTTCTTCGCGTCGCAGGGCTTTGGCTTGGTCGATGCGTGGATCAGGGCGAAGCGGCCCGTCGAATTTCATCTCTATCAGGACGGCGGCCATGGTTTCGGTCTCGGCCGTCCCGGAACGACGAGTGACGGGTGGATTGGCCAGTTCATGACATGGCTGCGCGCCAATCGCCTGATTCCGGCACGATGA
- a CDS encoding LLM class flavin-dependent oxidoreductase → MRFSVFLNARSMAPEEDRQLIRDLTDHATKAEALGFDAIFMPDHHFNGYMPIASDSFMFASYLAAKLPRMHFGFSVVSVPLHHPVRFVERINILDQLTDGKLMVGVGSGTTPEEMIGFGVNYKDAGAVSDANLALAERLWAKGMEDPAIEIDNGPHKGRVLQRIAPAQYTKGHAPLMPVAMKETSARRAAENGWPAFIPAFTPPQIGGTEPMKHVAKYFGIYRDMLEGAGHAPEVVARALDWTTHTYQCVHVAETDEQAREELEVILRSYQDAIEREAEFNARAESDSANRKTDRTPNALTEDWIGTWCLYGSPETVIEHLKPYEELGIGNILCGTTTGPLSEERLRLGNQTLQLLSEKVMPAFKVREPA, encoded by the coding sequence ATGCGCTTTTCCGTGTTTCTGAACGCCCGGTCGATGGCACCCGAGGAAGATCGCCAACTGATCCGCGATCTGACCGACCATGCGACGAAGGCGGAGGCGCTGGGCTTCGACGCGATCTTCATGCCGGACCATCATTTCAACGGCTATATGCCGATTGCGTCCGACAGCTTCATGTTCGCATCCTATCTGGCGGCGAAGCTGCCGCGCATGCATTTCGGCTTTTCGGTCGTGTCCGTGCCGCTGCACCACCCCGTCCGCTTCGTCGAGCGCATCAACATCCTCGACCAGTTGACCGACGGCAAGCTGATGGTCGGCGTCGGCAGCGGCACGACGCCCGAGGAGATGATCGGCTTCGGCGTCAACTACAAGGATGCGGGCGCGGTGTCGGACGCCAATCTGGCGCTTGCCGAACGGCTCTGGGCCAAGGGCATGGAAGATCCCGCGATCGAGATCGACAACGGGCCGCACAAGGGCCGCGTGCTCCAGCGCATCGCACCGGCGCAATATACCAAGGGTCACGCGCCGCTGATGCCCGTCGCCATGAAGGAAACGAGCGCGCGCCGCGCCGCCGAAAATGGCTGGCCCGCCTTCATTCCCGCCTTCACCCCGCCGCAGATCGGCGGCACCGAACCGATGAAGCATGTCGCCAAATATTTTGGCATTTACCGTGATATGCTGGAAGGAGCGGGCCACGCGCCGGAGGTCGTCGCAAGGGCGCTCGACTGGACGACGCACACCTACCAGTGCGTCCATGTCGCCGAAACCGACGAGCAGGCGCGCGAGGAGCTGGAAGTCATCCTGCGCTCCTATCAGGACGCCATCGAGCGCGAGGCGGAATTCAACGCCCGCGCCGAATCCGACAGCGCCAACAGGAAGACCGACCGGACGCCCAACGCGCTGACCGAGGACTGGATCGGCACCTGGTGCCTCTACGGCTCGCCCGAAACGGTGATCGAGCATCTGAAACCCTATGAGGAACTGGGCATCGGCAACATCCTGTGCGGCACCACCACCGGGCCGCTGAGCGAGGAAAGGCTGCGGCTCGGCAACCAGACGCTGCAACTGCTGTCCGAGAAAGTGATGCCTGCGTTCAAGGTGCGCGAACCGGCGTGA
- a CDS encoding MFS transporter — MRSIVDFFRRLTMVPQGATIVFAGFLPIFAIVSMFPAIPAIIDHFAADPDARWKVPMMVSAPGLTIALIAPFAGFFVDRFGRRPLLIGATLLYGIVGTSPFFLDSLNALIACRLLLGVAEAAILTIVNTLIADYWDDWGRKDWLFLQGVCGPFLASGVILMSGAASAVRWNGIFLVYAVAFPIFVAMILWLFEPRRADGATIAQIAQKETAARTPFPIASIVLIGGTTLVASALYYVFIISGSLAWREVGVMDSARIGQLTAIPSLFVMLGALIFRLMGGMSHRTKLATFFGLLGIGLAGIGLAPDWRWLTAALIVQQTGAGMAVATIILWAQSMLPFEHRGRGMGVWTACFFFGQFSSPWLVHQAETIVGTMQGAFLAAGLAGIVAAIIIIGLMREPRAPAPSIAPAE, encoded by the coding sequence GTGCGTTCCATCGTCGATTTCTTTCGCCGCCTGACAATGGTGCCGCAGGGCGCGACCATCGTGTTCGCAGGCTTCCTGCCGATCTTCGCGATCGTGTCGATGTTTCCCGCGATTCCGGCCATCATCGACCATTTCGCCGCCGATCCCGACGCACGCTGGAAGGTGCCGATGATGGTGTCCGCGCCGGGCCTTACCATCGCGCTGATCGCGCCGTTCGCCGGTTTCTTCGTCGACCGTTTCGGTCGCCGCCCTCTGCTGATCGGCGCGACCCTGCTCTATGGCATTGTCGGCACCTCGCCCTTCTTCCTCGACAGCCTCAACGCCCTTATCGCCTGCCGCCTGCTGCTGGGCGTGGCGGAGGCTGCGATCCTGACCATCGTCAACACGCTGATCGCCGATTATTGGGACGACTGGGGTCGCAAGGACTGGCTGTTCCTTCAGGGCGTGTGCGGCCCGTTTCTCGCCTCGGGCGTCATCCTGATGTCGGGCGCGGCGTCGGCGGTGCGGTGGAACGGCATCTTCCTCGTCTACGCCGTCGCCTTCCCGATCTTCGTCGCGATGATCCTGTGGCTGTTCGAGCCGCGCCGCGCCGACGGCGCCACCATCGCGCAGATCGCGCAGAAGGAGACGGCGGCGCGCACGCCCTTCCCGATTGCGTCCATCGTCCTGATCGGCGGCACGACGCTGGTCGCTTCAGCGCTCTATTATGTCTTCATCATCAGCGGCTCGCTCGCCTGGCGTGAGGTCGGTGTTATGGACTCCGCCCGCATCGGCCAGCTTACCGCCATTCCCAGCCTGTTCGTGATGCTCGGCGCGCTGATCTTCCGCCTGATGGGCGGCATGTCGCACAGGACGAAGCTCGCGACCTTCTTCGGCCTGCTGGGCATCGGCCTTGCCGGGATCGGCCTTGCGCCGGACTGGCGCTGGCTGACGGCAGCGCTGATCGTGCAGCAGACGGGCGCGGGCATGGCTGTCGCCACCATCATCCTGTGGGCGCAGAGCATGCTGCCGTTCGAACATCGCGGCCGCGGCATGGGCGTGTGGACCGCCTGCTTCTTCTTCGGCCAGTTTTCCAGCCCCTGGCTGGTGCATCAGGCCGAAACCATCGTCGGCACCATGCAGGGCGCGTTCCTTGCGGCGGGTCTGGCAGGGATCGTCGCCGCCATCATCATCATCGGCCTCATGCGCGAACCGCGCGCCCCGGCTCCTTCCATCGCTCCTGCGGAGTAA
- a CDS encoding gluconate 2-dehydrogenase subunit 3 family protein, translated as MAESQTGDAARAATGAVDRRQVVGGAAILGVLVGLPLYAWQQVRDGADGGASDSEKLLLARLSDLVIPTTDTPGAVAVGVPAFVELALLHGLDETAPPVSGTVRMAGYRGGFSVLEQVARDLNRQAAGDFLSLRPDRQHAVLAAYDADAFGGERQDHPWKKLKALILTGYYTSEVGASRELQYELVPGRWEPDLPLPPNNRSWSSDWTAVDFG; from the coding sequence ATGGCGGAAAGCCAGACAGGCGATGCGGCAAGGGCCGCGACAGGTGCGGTGGATCGGCGGCAGGTCGTCGGCGGCGCGGCGATATTGGGTGTGCTCGTCGGGCTGCCCCTCTACGCCTGGCAGCAGGTTCGTGACGGCGCGGATGGCGGGGCGAGCGATTCGGAGAAGCTTCTCCTTGCCCGTCTGTCCGATCTCGTCATCCCGACGACCGATACGCCCGGTGCCGTCGCCGTCGGCGTCCCCGCCTTCGTTGAACTCGCTTTGCTCCACGGTCTCGACGAGACCGCGCCCCCGGTCTCCGGCACAGTCCGGATGGCGGGCTATCGCGGCGGCTTTTCGGTGCTGGAGCAGGTGGCGCGCGACCTCAATAGGCAAGCGGCGGGCGATTTCCTCAGCCTCAGGCCCGACCGTCAGCATGCGGTGCTCGCGGCCTACGATGCGGACGCATTTGGCGGCGAGCGGCAAGATCATCCGTGGAAGAAGCTCAAGGCGCTGATTCTCACCGGCTATTACACCTCCGAAGTCGGGGCGAGCCGCGAACTGCAATATGAACTGGTGCCGGGCCGCTGGGAGCCGGACCTTCCCCTCCCCCCCAATAATCGCTCCTGGTCGAGCGACTGGACAGCGGTGGATTTCGGATGA
- a CDS encoding C-glycoside deglycosidase beta subunit domain-containing protein encodes MFDKMMLCDEGFENVVEDGEVTGFSLLARLPYYRGLGLSMIEDIGLTIDGEPVAREDIRFSVRGRSWTLDEMETVYDDRWNFGEKAKVMVRRPGGLTPGAHRVDIAVRMRVSYLPFVPTTKTGRELQLAA; translated from the coding sequence ATGTTCGACAAGATGATGCTGTGCGACGAGGGTTTCGAGAATGTCGTCGAAGATGGCGAAGTGACCGGTTTTTCCCTGCTCGCCCGTCTCCCTTATTATCGCGGCCTTGGCCTTTCGATGATCGAGGATATCGGCCTCACCATCGACGGCGAGCCGGTGGCGCGCGAGGACATCCGCTTTTCCGTGCGGGGGCGGAGCTGGACGCTGGACGAGATGGAGACCGTCTATGACGATCGCTGGAACTTCGGCGAAAAGGCGAAGGTCATGGTGCGGCGCCCCGGCGGCCTGACGCCCGGCGCGCACAGGGTCGACATCGCGGTGCGGATGCGGGTGTCCTACCTGCCCTTCGTCCCCACCACGAAGACCGGGCGCGAACTGCAACTCGCCGCCTGA
- a CDS encoding NADPH-dependent FMN reductase, which yields MPDRPKRIVGLGGTFRQASSSERLVRAVLAQCAAMGAETAMFDGPALARLPHFNPEHPDRTNEERALVEAIRACDGIVIGSPGYHGGYSGLVKNAVDLLEDLRGDARVYFDGRPVGLVVTAAGWQACGTTLSALRDVVHAMRGWPTPVGIAVNSVEQRPFGPDGAIIDEAIAGAIHAQARQIMAFAMETII from the coding sequence ATGCCTGATCGTCCCAAGCGGATCGTGGGCCTGGGCGGAACATTCCGGCAGGCGTCGTCGAGCGAGCGGCTCGTGCGCGCCGTGCTGGCGCAGTGCGCCGCCATGGGCGCGGAAACCGCGATGTTCGATGGACCCGCGCTGGCGCGCCTGCCCCACTTCAATCCCGAACATCCCGACCGCACCAACGAAGAGCGTGCGCTTGTCGAGGCGATCCGCGCCTGCGACGGCATCGTGATCGGCAGTCCGGGCTATCATGGCGGCTATTCGGGCCTCGTCAAAAATGCGGTGGACCTGCTGGAGGATCTGCGCGGCGACGCGCGCGTCTATTTCGACGGACGGCCGGTCGGGCTGGTCGTCACCGCCGCGGGATGGCAGGCATGCGGGACCACGCTGTCCGCCCTGCGCGATGTCGTCCATGCGATGCGTGGGTGGCCGACGCCGGTCGGCATCGCCGTCAATTCCGTCGAGCAGCGCCCCTTCGGCCCGGACGGGGCCATCATCGACGAAGCCATCGCCGGAGCGATCCATGCGCAGGCGCGGCAGATCATGGCCTTCGCCATGGAGACGATTATATGA